The following proteins are co-located in the Chryseobacterium daecheongense genome:
- a CDS encoding redoxin domain-containing protein, giving the protein MKKIIVLILGIFFLVSKGQDIAMDFPYFKGKSYDFVLFQGSEAKTVFQGTIPENGKFILHIPKEYAPYRGMSRWLITGSKEGGGLDLLIPGHSFSVSCSEEKPTDKNIIYTNNTEIPELNSLYKKEQAIFARYGAMLQATKSFSKTDKNYLIFEKEAQTQVQAYGDYQGELKKNKSYASGLINIINITQGIGTGLFEAEEEKAKNISDYITRDLDWDALYTSGHWTEVIASWADIHALVLEDPKSFAKDVETVSSRIKNPAEYRDFAERLAVAFTRNGRDDFISAITPIIRACGKISSFEGPLSVFVSAAVGMQAPDLDLRASGYKVLKSSSFSGKGYDKTLLLFYRSDCGPCEDLLKDLSGKYDMLKSRGVHIISVSGDQAESLFKEKGKELPWEDKYCDYKGFEGVNFRNYGISGTPTVFLIDGEGKIIERRASLTDIMGRL; this is encoded by the coding sequence ATGAAAAAAATAATAGTATTAATTTTAGGGATTTTCTTTTTGGTATCCAAAGGGCAGGATATTGCAATGGATTTTCCTTATTTTAAAGGCAAGAGCTACGATTTTGTGCTCTTTCAGGGGAGTGAGGCCAAAACAGTGTTCCAAGGGACAATTCCTGAAAACGGGAAGTTTATTTTACATATTCCCAAGGAGTATGCTCCCTATCGGGGTATGAGTCGTTGGCTTATCACCGGGAGTAAAGAAGGGGGCGGACTTGATCTGCTGATCCCGGGGCACAGCTTCTCGGTAAGCTGCAGTGAAGAAAAGCCCACGGATAAGAACATTATCTACACCAATAATACGGAAATCCCTGAGCTTAATAGTCTTTATAAAAAAGAGCAGGCGATCTTCGCCAGATATGGAGCCATGCTCCAGGCCACGAAATCTTTTTCAAAGACGGATAAAAACTATTTGATTTTTGAAAAAGAGGCTCAAACTCAAGTTCAGGCTTATGGGGATTATCAGGGAGAGCTAAAGAAAAACAAGAGTTATGCATCAGGCCTTATCAATATCATTAATATTACCCAGGGTATAGGAACTGGTCTTTTTGAAGCGGAGGAAGAAAAGGCAAAAAACATCAGTGATTATATTACCAGGGATCTCGATTGGGACGCCCTGTATACTTCCGGGCACTGGACGGAGGTGATCGCTTCCTGGGCAGATATTCATGCCTTAGTATTGGAGGATCCTAAGTCCTTTGCCAAAGATGTAGAAACCGTAAGCTCCCGAATCAAAAATCCTGCGGAGTATAGGGATTTTGCAGAAAGACTGGCCGTGGCGTTCACCCGTAACGGGAGAGATGATTTTATCAGTGCTATTACGCCCATCATCAGGGCTTGCGGCAAGATAAGTTCTTTCGAAGGCCCCTTATCTGTTTTTGTATCTGCAGCAGTAGGAATGCAGGCTCCAGATCTTGATCTTCGTGCTTCGGGATATAAAGTTCTTAAAAGTAGTTCCTTTTCAGGAAAGGGTTATGATAAAACACTATTACTTTTTTACCGATCAGATTGTGGTCCCTGTGAAGATCTTTTAAAAGATCTTAGTGGGAAATATGATATGCTAAAATCAAGAGGGGTTCATATAATCTCTGTCTCCGGTGATCAGGCAGAATCGTTATTTAAAGAAAAGGGCAAGGAATTACCCTGGGAGGATAAATATTGTGATTATAAAGGTTTTGAAGGGGTTAATTTTAGAAATTACGGTATATCGGGTACCCCTACTGTTTTTCTAATTGATGGTGAGGGTAAAATAATAGAAAGAAGGGCTTCCCTAACGGATATTATGGGAAGGTTATGA
- a CDS encoding GMC family oxidoreductase, with product MGKQENTIGQKYDHIVIGAGSAGCILTRRLLDAGKKVLLIEAGPIDNKPEIHDPMGSIALWNSDVDWAFETEPQKFANNRRLPFPRGKTLGGSSSFNGMIYVRGAKQDFDTWAYLGNHGWDYESVKNNFKRFEQFIPEEDAINKDELGTKGDLPITLNPQPTDITKAFIADAVDLGIPYNPNYNDGNEMFGAYHTWLTLKDNKRMSSWVAFLEPLKNHPNLTVLVNANVTRVVFSGETAVGVAYTIDSSEDEEQAYAKDDIILSAGSINTPKILMLSGIGDQEHLKEVGISSKVHLPGVGQNLQDHINVPHVWETHENIPLSKAQGLEGTFFWKTKPDMKVPDMQPILITFPYPMEKSPENGFTIVSTLLHPQSRGIIKLKSNNPNDKPIIDPRFLEDPDDLNALVLQTLFLRKLVTGKQMGSLIKKEFSPGAEVDSIEDLENFIKAHAVSDHHQVGTAKMGVDKMAVVDPRLKVYGVKNLRVADGSIMPMINTGNTNAACIMIGDRAADFILNSEI from the coding sequence ATGGGAAAACAAGAAAATACTATAGGTCAGAAATATGATCATATTGTAATAGGTGCAGGGTCAGCCGGATGTATTTTAACAAGGAGATTACTTGACGCGGGTAAAAAAGTTTTGCTTATTGAGGCTGGGCCTATTGATAATAAACCCGAAATACATGATCCAATGGGATCTATAGCATTATGGAATTCGGATGTTGATTGGGCCTTTGAGACAGAGCCTCAAAAATTTGCTAATAATCGTAGGTTACCCTTTCCCAGGGGAAAAACTTTGGGAGGGAGCAGTTCATTTAATGGAATGATCTATGTAAGAGGTGCAAAACAAGATTTTGATACCTGGGCCTATTTGGGAAACCATGGTTGGGATTATGAATCAGTAAAAAATAATTTTAAAAGATTCGAGCAATTTATTCCTGAAGAGGATGCTATTAATAAGGATGAATTGGGAACTAAGGGTGATTTGCCTATAACTTTAAATCCCCAACCGACCGATATTACAAAGGCGTTCATTGCCGATGCTGTTGATTTGGGAATTCCTTATAACCCAAATTATAATGATGGTAATGAGATGTTTGGGGCCTATCATACATGGTTAACCCTTAAAGATAACAAAAGGATGAGTAGTTGGGTTGCTTTCCTGGAGCCTTTAAAAAATCATCCTAATCTTACTGTTTTGGTTAATGCCAATGTTACTCGGGTAGTATTTTCTGGCGAAACAGCAGTTGGTGTAGCATATACCATTGATTCTTCCGAAGATGAAGAACAAGCTTATGCGAAAGATGATATTATATTAAGTGCAGGTTCAATTAATACTCCAAAGATATTAATGCTGTCAGGAATAGGAGATCAGGAGCATCTTAAAGAAGTAGGTATTAGTTCTAAAGTACATTTACCAGGTGTGGGACAGAATTTACAAGACCATATTAATGTTCCGCATGTATGGGAGACACATGAAAATATTCCTCTGTCTAAAGCCCAAGGTTTGGAAGGAACATTTTTTTGGAAAACAAAACCAGATATGAAGGTACCGGACATGCAACCAATTCTTATAACATTTCCATATCCCATGGAAAAATCACCTGAAAATGGTTTTACAATTGTTTCAACATTATTACACCCACAAAGTAGAGGGATAATTAAACTAAAATCAAACAACCCCAATGATAAACCTATTATTGATCCGAGATTTTTAGAAGATCCGGATGATTTGAATGCACTTGTACTGCAAACGCTTTTTCTTCGTAAATTAGTTACTGGAAAGCAAATGGGGTCGCTTATTAAAAAGGAATTTTCTCCAGGAGCTGAAGTTGATAGTATTGAAGATCTTGAAAACTTTATTAAGGCCCATGCTGTCAGTGATCACCACCAAGTGGGTACAGCTAAAATGGGTGTAGACAAAATGGCAGTTGTCGACCCACGGTTAAAGGTATATGGTGTTAAGAATCTTAGAGTAGCTGATGGCTCTATCATGCCAATGATAAACACAGGTAATACAAACGCAGCTTGCATTATGATCGGAGACCGTGCTGCTGACTTTATACTAAATTCGGAAATATAG
- a CDS encoding helix-turn-helix domain containing protein gives MEDKKTSINYGKIYLDIISKKFPEKATEFEEALQKTTLTALDIIKINQKIYGLTNQESNTQSQKFRSYDRASIIEMLDYQKNNLLNNTQTAKHFSISRNTITKWKKKYY, from the coding sequence ATGGAAGATAAAAAAACATCAATTAATTATGGTAAAATTTATTTGGATATTATTTCTAAAAAATTTCCCGAAAAAGCTACAGAATTTGAAGAGGCATTACAAAAGACAACTCTTACTGCATTAGACATCATTAAAATAAATCAAAAAATATACGGATTAACTAATCAGGAATCGAATACACAAAGTCAAAAATTTCGTTCATATGATCGTGCTTCAATAATAGAAATGTTAGATTATCAAAAAAATAACCTTTTGAATAATACACAAACCGCTAAACATTTCAGTATCAGTAGAAATACTATTACAAAATGGAAGAAAAAATATTATTAA
- a CDS encoding LuxR C-terminal-related transcriptional regulator yields MKKIPYCFLLLCIFVNLHSQEIDPHLVTQRASTNETKEIKRFLALSKKQYEEMDFKASQKSANKALLKSQKIHYSYGIAYSNFYIAQSLFDIGKPNIALQYLLAAEKEEYSQESPILMSDIYIKRSNIYSSLMMPGKAVEIQKQGFKFINKIKDKKSIVLQEIKAYNNLVYLYLAENNQDSIRFYLAKTKHNINIIGESRVPTEEITTNYNLIGISQLSNKHYDSVEYCLKKSLKIAKARKFKSTNFTYLIWGDMKKEMNQPDSALYYYTTALKNTQELRLTKAYPFIYHRIADVYQSKGNMEKSNEFNAKIIDFQDKSIKQISNNQEEAVENLITDEKTKSKTHITQYLIWFVLLTLIISILIFYYFTGRQRLIKNKINIQNSIIAEKEEKNLSLEQKINEAFDEVIRLAKENSTEFIKRFDEVYPTVIPTLLKIDPKLQTRELTFCGYLYLNFSTKEIAQYTFVTPRAVQLRKNRLRKKLNIPSDQDIYLWMKNKAMDHN; encoded by the coding sequence ATGAAAAAAATTCCATATTGTTTTTTGCTATTATGCATTTTTGTAAATCTTCATAGCCAAGAAATTGATCCCCATTTAGTAACTCAGCGAGCTTCTACTAATGAAACAAAAGAAATTAAGCGTTTTTTAGCTCTATCTAAAAAGCAATACGAGGAAATGGATTTTAAAGCCAGCCAAAAAAGTGCCAATAAAGCCTTACTAAAAAGCCAAAAAATCCATTACTCTTATGGCATCGCATACAGCAATTTTTATATTGCCCAATCCCTTTTTGACATCGGGAAACCAAATATTGCTCTACAATATTTATTAGCGGCAGAAAAAGAAGAGTATTCCCAGGAGAGCCCAATATTAATGTCTGATATTTATATAAAAAGGAGTAATATATATAGCTCTCTAATGATGCCTGGAAAGGCAGTTGAGATACAAAAACAAGGTTTTAAATTTATAAACAAAATTAAAGATAAAAAAAGCATAGTTCTACAAGAAATTAAAGCATATAATAATTTGGTTTATTTATATCTTGCTGAAAATAATCAGGATTCTATTCGGTTTTACTTAGCAAAAACTAAACATAATATTAATATCATAGGTGAGTCCAGGGTGCCAACAGAAGAAATTACTACAAATTATAATTTAATTGGAATATCCCAACTTTCAAATAAACACTATGACTCAGTAGAATACTGCTTAAAGAAGTCTCTGAAAATTGCAAAAGCCAGAAAATTCAAAAGTACAAACTTCACTTATTTAATTTGGGGAGATATGAAAAAGGAAATGAATCAACCTGATTCAGCGTTATACTACTATACAACAGCATTAAAAAATACTCAAGAGCTACGGCTCACAAAGGCATATCCCTTTATTTATCATCGCATTGCTGATGTTTATCAATCAAAAGGAAATATGGAAAAATCCAATGAATTTAATGCTAAAATTATAGATTTTCAGGATAAATCTATAAAACAGATTTCAAATAATCAGGAAGAGGCTGTTGAAAATTTAATTACCGATGAAAAAACGAAATCAAAAACCCATATAACTCAATATCTCATCTGGTTTGTATTATTAACTCTCATTATTTCGATCTTAATTTTTTATTATTTTACAGGACGACAACGTTTAATAAAAAACAAAATTAACATTCAAAATAGTATAATAGCAGAGAAAGAAGAAAAAAATTTATCACTAGAGCAGAAAATAAATGAAGCATTTGATGAAGTAATAAGGCTAGCCAAAGAAAATAGCACGGAGTTTATCAAACGATTTGATGAAGTATACCCAACAGTTATTCCTACTCTACTAAAAATAGATCCCAAACTTCAGACCCGGGAGCTTACATTTTGTGGATACCTATACTTAAATTTTTCAACTAAAGAAATTGCGCAGTACACTTTTGTCACTCCTAGAGCTGTTCAGCTTAGGAAAAACAGACTCCGTAAGAAGCTTAATATTCCTTCTGATCAGGATATTTATTTATGGATGAAAAACAAGGCAATGGATCATAATTAA
- a CDS encoding SMP-30/gluconolactonase/LRE family protein, protein MCFRLAVTWVTLHLLFQYSYGQILNKPESVDFDPNTETYYISNIGGSSGGFIVVDSKKKTTEVKKEGKGQYLGIKRYGKYIICAIDQDNTKENGLSDEVALYDAKSYKLIKTISIPGAIQLNDIEVDERGVVYVTDRGANQVYEVNIVSGSFNPLLKENNILTPNGLFYDLKTKLLYICTTNETNNAIYILDPKSRKIEDKIAIPFSNLDGIIIDKNDNIYVSSWSNDWKSSRILKLGSDKKSISVLMENENGMADIAYDKVNNRILIACMYKNTIQVLHL, encoded by the coding sequence ATGTGTTTTCGTTTAGCTGTTACATGGGTAACATTACATTTATTATTTCAATATTCTTATGGTCAAATTCTTAACAAACCGGAAAGTGTTGATTTTGATCCTAATACAGAAACTTATTATATATCCAATATTGGAGGAAGCTCTGGAGGTTTTATTGTTGTTGATTCTAAAAAGAAAACAACTGAGGTGAAAAAGGAAGGAAAAGGACAATATTTGGGAATTAAACGCTATGGAAAATATATTATATGTGCTATTGACCAAGATAATACAAAAGAAAATGGATTGTCTGATGAAGTAGCATTATATGATGCAAAAAGTTATAAACTGATTAAAACAATATCAATACCAGGTGCCATACAGTTGAATGATATTGAAGTTGATGAACGAGGGGTGGTTTATGTGACTGATAGAGGAGCTAATCAAGTATATGAAGTTAATATTGTTTCCGGTTCTTTTAATCCGTTATTAAAAGAAAATAATATTTTAACTCCTAATGGTCTTTTTTATGATTTGAAAACAAAACTTCTTTATATATGTACAACTAATGAAACTAATAATGCAATATATATTTTAGATCCCAAGAGTAGAAAAATAGAAGATAAGATAGCAATACCTTTCTCAAATTTAGATGGAATAATAATTGACAAGAATGATAATATCTATGTCTCTTCATGGTCGAATGATTGGAAATCTTCCCGGATATTGAAATTGGGCTCCGATAAAAAATCTATAAGCGTTTTGATGGAAAATGAAAATGGAATGGCTGATATTGCCTATGATAAAGTAAACAATCGTATTCTTATTGCTTGTATGTATAAAAATACTATACAAGTACTTCATTTATAG
- a CDS encoding helix-turn-helix domain-containing protein → MNIEKTEFIAWMERIMERFDLLKEQMLKNQSKFIEIDGEQLLDNQDVLQLLKISSRSLQRYRTDKKLPYYTISGKLYYKLSDVHQLIRECLNS, encoded by the coding sequence ATGAATATCGAAAAAACAGAATTTATAGCCTGGATGGAGAGAATCATGGAAAGATTTGACCTACTGAAAGAACAGATGCTCAAGAACCAGTCGAAATTTATTGAAATAGACGGCGAACAGCTTCTGGATAACCAGGATGTTTTACAGCTTTTAAAAATAAGTTCCAGATCATTACAACGGTACCGGACTGACAAAAAACTGCCGTATTACACAATCAGCGGAAAGCTGTACTATAAGCTTTCTGATGTCCATCAATTGATCAGAGAGTGTTTAAACTCTTGA
- a CDS encoding DUF3945 domain-containing protein, which produces MENELINSQEPDELKPSTDTLLVLNIHTNQVEMVKGVDQDGNLQKVPPQEKKDNEQLIRVDKHGDLFSNFFSNFYRQLKNPTHFNFFKVSEYDAVNTANDLQKYIDQASPEEKEKLKDYEVLPQYNNNPKNQNTMDNNTDNQEYRFKPEQIDWKTMGKFGLNQEKLEKMNAMDALLRGFKTNTLIPISINLGTAVSKMDVRLSLQTGDTGQVTVHLHGIRKEPNLNNKFLGHQFSDEDKKNLKETGNMGRVVDLVNPKTDEIIPSVISRDRLTNELVAYRAEYMKIPDEIKGIRLDEHQKQTLLEGAPLYLEGMTSKKGELFDATVQFNADKRYVEFLFNNNQAPKQSQQQHHNQQQTQPTDKEASKIFRGKELDDSQYEKFKAGQTVYVDGLTDAKGKAYQGYITFNKETSKTDFSFTHPNKLKEEAKPTEDHKIQTAVNTHGKTNESTKNVKEPLASKQQQPTNKQQEDQQKKVRKPRRQKL; this is translated from the coding sequence ATGGAAAATGAATTGATAAACTCTCAGGAACCTGATGAACTTAAACCATCAACAGACACACTCCTTGTCCTGAACATTCATACCAACCAGGTTGAGATGGTCAAGGGAGTTGATCAGGATGGGAATCTTCAAAAGGTTCCTCCACAAGAAAAAAAGGATAATGAACAGCTGATCAGGGTAGATAAACATGGCGATCTATTCTCCAATTTCTTTTCCAACTTTTACCGGCAGCTTAAAAATCCTACGCATTTCAACTTTTTCAAAGTTTCAGAATACGATGCTGTTAATACTGCTAACGATCTTCAAAAATATATCGATCAGGCATCCCCCGAAGAAAAAGAAAAGCTGAAAGACTACGAAGTTTTACCTCAATATAACAATAATCCAAAAAATCAAAATACAATGGACAACAACACAGACAATCAGGAATATCGTTTTAAGCCGGAACAGATCGACTGGAAAACGATGGGAAAATTCGGACTTAATCAGGAGAAGCTTGAAAAAATGAATGCGATGGATGCATTACTCAGAGGTTTTAAAACCAATACATTAATCCCGATATCCATTAATCTGGGAACGGCAGTGAGCAAAATGGATGTCCGGTTATCCCTTCAAACAGGAGATACCGGACAGGTTACCGTTCATCTGCATGGAATCCGCAAAGAGCCTAACCTTAACAATAAATTCTTAGGTCATCAGTTTAGTGATGAAGACAAAAAGAATCTGAAAGAAACCGGGAATATGGGCAGGGTAGTAGATCTTGTCAATCCTAAAACAGATGAAATCATTCCATCAGTAATCAGCCGTGACCGTTTAACCAATGAACTCGTGGCCTATAGAGCGGAGTACATGAAAATTCCTGATGAAATTAAAGGAATTAGGCTTGATGAACATCAGAAACAAACCTTACTGGAAGGAGCACCATTGTACCTTGAAGGTATGACCTCTAAAAAAGGTGAACTTTTTGATGCCACCGTACAGTTCAATGCGGATAAGCGGTATGTGGAATTTTTATTCAACAATAACCAGGCACCGAAGCAAAGTCAACAACAGCATCATAACCAACAACAAACTCAACCTACGGATAAAGAAGCATCCAAAATATTCAGAGGAAAAGAACTGGACGATTCACAATATGAAAAGTTTAAAGCGGGACAGACCGTTTATGTTGACGGTCTTACCGATGCTAAAGGTAAAGCCTATCAAGGCTATATTACCTTCAACAAAGAAACTTCCAAAACCGACTTTTCATTCACTCATCCTAATAAACTTAAAGAAGAGGCAAAACCTACAGAAGATCATAAAATCCAAACAGCGGTTAACACCCATGGTAAAACCAATGAATCTACTAAAAATGTGAAGGAGCCTTTAGCATCAAAACAGCAGCAGCCTACCAATAAACAGCAGGAGGATCAGCAAAAAAAGGTTAGAAAACCAAGAAGGCAAAAACTATAA
- a CDS encoding DNA topoisomerase 3, translating to MIAIIAEKPSVAREIAQLLGAHEKKDGYLSGNGYCVTWALGHLIALGMPEDYGIRGFNKASLPIFPNPFILTPKKLKKAKGDGPDPSALKQLNIIKQVINQCSSIIVATDAGREGELIFRYIYHFIQCNKPFERLWISSLTEKAIQEGFKNLQPGVTFDGLYQAAKARSEADWLVGINATQALTIAGNQDVYSLGRVQTPTLALICQRFLQHQNFTKQKYFQIQLNHRKEYTDFTSLSLLQWEEKKQAEQIQKSIEREGRAFVEDVSITTVQEQSPLLFDLTELQKEANRKLGLSADEVLQTAQTLYEKQFITYPRTGSKYIPEDLWTEIPELVRILNTSDSFKTAVSTLKFGNFNKRIVNDLKVTDHHGLLITTKTLSALSATEKAIYEMIAYRLLESLSHTCIKQVTQILIKVHHYEFQIKGSTILEKGWRAIKGILSDNENSNNKNEVLTELPEFKIGDELKISKTDLLEKTTQPPKLFTEADLLSAMENAGRAIENKEEQKALSNIGIGTPATRASIIETLLSRNYIIRKSKTLHPTDKGLQVYNLVKDKKIANVQMTAEWEIALDRIEKGELNKTQFINDIQHYTAEITNELLSLHILQENIPQLKCPKCQQHHLIIKDKIVKCPDEQCGWILFRIICGVQLSIKDLTLLLTQNKTSLIKNMKSKNGKKFDAFIILKNDFSTSFEF from the coding sequence ATGATAGCAATCATCGCAGAAAAACCGAGTGTTGCAAGAGAAATCGCACAATTATTAGGAGCCCATGAAAAGAAGGATGGTTATTTATCCGGTAACGGATATTGTGTCACCTGGGCATTAGGACATCTGATCGCATTAGGAATGCCGGAAGATTATGGTATAAGAGGCTTTAACAAAGCCTCTTTGCCTATCTTTCCGAATCCTTTTATTCTAACTCCTAAAAAACTAAAGAAAGCAAAAGGCGATGGGCCTGATCCTTCGGCTTTAAAACAACTCAACATCATAAAACAAGTCATCAATCAATGCAGCAGTATCATTGTCGCAACAGATGCTGGAAGGGAAGGAGAGCTGATATTCCGCTATATCTATCACTTCATACAATGCAATAAACCCTTTGAAAGACTCTGGATCAGCTCCCTTACCGAAAAGGCAATACAAGAAGGTTTTAAGAATCTTCAGCCAGGCGTTACCTTTGATGGTTTGTATCAAGCTGCTAAAGCCAGAAGCGAAGCGGACTGGCTGGTGGGAATTAACGCTACCCAGGCATTAACCATCGCAGGAAACCAAGATGTTTATTCATTAGGCAGAGTGCAAACACCGACCCTTGCTTTAATCTGTCAACGGTTTCTTCAGCATCAAAACTTCACCAAGCAAAAGTACTTTCAAATCCAGCTGAACCATAGAAAAGAATATACAGACTTCACCAGCCTCTCACTATTACAATGGGAAGAAAAAAAGCAGGCAGAACAAATCCAGAAATCCATAGAGCGGGAGGGGAGAGCTTTTGTAGAGGATGTATCTATTACAACAGTGCAGGAACAGTCTCCGTTACTTTTCGACCTCACAGAATTACAGAAAGAAGCCAACAGAAAGTTGGGACTTTCTGCCGATGAGGTTTTACAAACAGCCCAAACCCTCTATGAGAAACAGTTCATCACTTATCCAAGAACCGGCAGCAAGTATATTCCTGAAGATTTATGGACAGAGATTCCTGAACTGGTCAGAATTCTCAACACATCGGACTCATTCAAAACGGCTGTATCAACTTTAAAATTCGGAAATTTCAATAAGCGGATCGTCAATGATCTAAAAGTTACCGACCATCACGGATTACTCATAACCACTAAAACACTTTCTGCACTTAGTGCTACGGAAAAAGCCATTTATGAGATGATTGCTTACCGTTTATTAGAATCCTTATCCCATACCTGTATAAAACAAGTCACCCAAATCCTGATAAAAGTACATCATTATGAATTCCAGATCAAAGGCTCTACAATCCTAGAGAAAGGCTGGCGAGCCATCAAAGGAATTCTGTCTGACAATGAAAATTCCAATAATAAAAATGAAGTCCTTACTGAACTTCCGGAATTCAAAATCGGAGATGAATTGAAGATCTCAAAAACCGACTTACTTGAAAAAACAACCCAGCCTCCCAAACTTTTCACAGAAGCCGACCTTTTATCAGCGATGGAAAATGCTGGTAGAGCTATTGAGAACAAAGAAGAACAGAAAGCATTATCCAATATAGGCATCGGAACCCCAGCCACCAGAGCTTCCATTATTGAAACCCTGCTCAGCAGAAACTATATCATCAGGAAAAGCAAAACGCTGCATCCTACAGATAAAGGCCTACAGGTTTACAACCTTGTCAAAGACAAAAAAATAGCCAATGTCCAAATGACCGCAGAGTGGGAAATAGCACTGGATAGAATTGAAAAAGGTGAACTCAATAAAACCCAATTCATCAACGACATCCAACACTACACAGCAGAAATCACCAATGAACTCTTATCTCTTCATATTCTTCAGGAAAATATACCACAATTAAAATGTCCCAAATGCCAACAGCATCATCTTATCATCAAGGATAAAATTGTCAAATGCCCAGATGAACAATGCGGTTGGATTCTCTTCAGAATTATATGCGGAGTTCAACTCAGTATTAAAGATCTTACCTTATTATTAACTCAAAACAAAACATCATTAATCAAAAACATGAAAAGCAAGAACGGTAAAAAGTTTGATGCTTTCATCATTCTTAAAAATGATTTCAGTACATCATTTGAATTTTGA